The following proteins come from a genomic window of Salvia hispanica cultivar TCC Black 2014 chromosome 4, UniMelb_Shisp_WGS_1.0, whole genome shotgun sequence:
- the LOC125219565 gene encoding dCTP pyrophosphatase 1 encodes MAEGDGEESVTLDLLKKKMDDFAKARDWEQYHSPRNLLLALVGEVGELSEIFQWKGEVQKGLPGWKEEERTHVGEELSDVLLYLVRLSDMCGIDLGKAALRKMELNALKYPAPLNNEDHENQ; translated from the exons ATGGCAGAAGGCGATGGTGAAGAGAGCGTGACGCTAGATCttctgaagaagaaaatggatgATTTTGCAAAAGCAAGAGACTGGGAACAATACCACAGCCCAAGAAATCTGCTTCTCGCTCTC GTGGGAGAAGTGGGAGAGCTGTCGGAAATATTTCAATGGAAAGGGGAGGTTCAAAAAGGGCTTCCTGGGTGgaaagaggaagagagaaCTCACGTCGGAGAAGAACTATCAGACGTCTTGCTTTACCTCGTACGGCTGTCGGATATGTGCGGGATTGATCTGGGTAAAGCTGCCCTCCGCAAAATGGAGCTCAATGCACTCAAATATCCGGCGCCTCTCAACAACGAAGACCATGAAAATCAGTAG